In Desulfovibrio inopinatus DSM 10711, the DNA window TGACTGTATCTGGAACGCCTCGGAACAGACCGTACAAGGACGCCAGGCCATGGAAGCGTACTGGTGTACGTATCATGCTGCCATTAAGGAAACTCTTGGTAAACCACACAATGTCGTATTCGGAGAAAACACAGCCTATCTGGAGGTTCCCATTACCATGGAGTTCTTGGAAGATGGTGAATTTTGGGGTAAATCATATCCAGAGGGAAGTATCGTCGAATTTTGGTGTGCTGATGTATATACATTTGATAATGATGGCACGATTTCATCATGTCGTGTATACACAAAATTCAACTAAATGTTTGTTCGTCGAGGTTGATTTATTGTCAAAAATAACCTCAATACCGTGGAGAAAAAATGATTGATACACAAGAAGGATTTCACAAATACCTTCATGATTTCAATTCTGGAAATTTTTACGACTTCGTTCCGAAGTATTATGCCGAAGACGCCATCTTTGAAAAGACAGGCTATACAATACATGGCGCGCAAAATCTTGCAGACCATTTTTCTCAAGTTTTAAGTGCTGTCGTTAAAGAAGAAATTACCCTCATACACTACATCAAAAAAGATAATCTCGTCGCCGTTGAGCTGCAAATAGAACTTATTGCCATCAAAGATGGATTTTACATCAAAGACCGAAAAAAAGGTG includes these proteins:
- a CDS encoding nuclear transport factor 2 family protein, translating into MAKKPIRTAEDFEAFFQAYNTRDWDTLFQYIHDDCIWNASEQTVQGRQAMEAYWCTYHAAIKETLGKPHNVVFGENTAYLEVPITMEFLEDGEFWGKSYPEGSIVEFWCADVYTFDNDGTISSCRVYTKFN
- a CDS encoding nuclear transport factor 2 family protein, whose amino-acid sequence is MIDTQEGFHKYLHDFNSGNFYDFVPKYYAEDAIFEKTGYTIHGAQNLADHFSQVLSAVVKEEITLIHYIKKDNLVAVELQIELIAIKDGFYIKDRKKGEKEIFYDTGFYNIENNKIVHARVYRRFTDRDTIDLAKMYGKE